A stretch of Cydia splendana chromosome 7, ilCydSple1.2, whole genome shotgun sequence DNA encodes these proteins:
- the LOC134791981 gene encoding uncharacterized protein LOC134791981 isoform X2 — protein MIKFRYKRKEPSDGKAKIDVLKDRELLPPKDMVVVGSMPVKHNTLPRTRRRDSPERAPLSQTTIALFRELFAQLQWSAERAPAADSLRRALGGGGARFQLGCMADASECFEHLLLRVHAHVAAGDRRDDDACRAPHCVPHRKFAMMLVEQSVCGACQATSEPLPFTQMVHYVSATALTAQAALGEHGDSFGLLLRKAGGMGDIRDCPNACGAKIQICRTLMNRPEVVSIGMVWDSERPNADHVAAVYAALGTELRPTDAFHACVDRAWAARATHRLVGLVTYYGKHYSTFFFHSKLRLWIYFDDADVKEIGPEWSHVVDKCRRGRFQPLLLLYAAVDGTPCDTRHAPKDVVPFPAPEPRRAVTPAPERNSAGFARRAVTPGPDNESDYVSRKAVENMLEVQANRRAQLARSLSTGSASDTQDRPRARRDSGNWSGDRNSASSASSSTVESPYMYTRGRGPGSVPSSPTRKGELSSGGSCDAGYDSYSLSSTDSLPLQQGLRHNLQLAQIPELTTRGDCEALCLEADRLLEKSRHAEDAADYETALVLCDAAASKARAAMDAPYNNPHTMTFARMKHNTCVMRARSLQRRMAGMTRVMEVPQAAPIRNTKGGLESTTTPIEIYATLPKKKGSSKKSPKCIDDDLDNSPRERPPRHKSRDEEKVREKRSRSEDRGRARKEITVATEKKEEPVEDKKANKKQHKIRRKLLMGGLIRRKNRSMPDLTEGADGNNEPTNKEKRISSVDDGDVGRKKTDDKSNLSGYLSEGHLEYSAASGTNPNLERSKLMRKSFHGSAGKMLTAAKVPPPPPLRTTSQLSGPKFESEVIEHNLQSRPPPPVPMAGRGDYPYPHDDPEDGGFSEQYGDEPQSLPFLPSSYDGNPHYNRLEDSPSQNFHTVITKAMIHQEQSPIKREPLPPIQPSRSHMQNLCHAFDNGVDVVDCALPMRRSPQMLDLPPYPSPLNSVNHSRQPSEEFPPPPPPIDLTPLQDELNCIQNSSHNGITAQTDEERDVPKGSLLAQLQEKRSQILRNEECLSQMNQIETNNNSSADIWLKELQAKQAALKLKRSGSLEGHLSSPSEAVSPNSNNVRNIASRFENSAQNSSDGERSHIGFVGMSANRDVINCSNLSNAGIYNRRASASSIDPKQMEEDYSEQKTSNNNIYNDRTKPKKKSVSFCDQVILVATAEDQEDDSYIPNPILERVLKSAMNKPELTTMPLQSEKPSLQRTESFDSQSSRSTISSLSQNSFVPNDNSHADYIRVQNGYPQYQVAPTRPQQQFNTQKSTGVYRTDSPVQPPHNQSPGNNQIYQALPNNPQNTSNPIPYTQPPAVYANNNSSPPNFSQNPANRLTPTHNPAYATKQLPRTVPNTFPPTQMHQSQPPNNAYYHRLPQHSTTPQPTNNYNTNRQFPQNSPYQSVPTNSPAYQSYHSPPTSYANSDYSSRYPQNSTNTNHYTQSPYQRVPPPHGETPLDYNATYQKNYYPDGNQNRGADVRHYANTQQQRMYPMNDNSPVNGEQQFQYPQSGYNPYQHLPPPKQIQKKSVSFEPGTKGGTESPIPPQMNGYGENQGLIGQKALCNLCRKKPINSPAMYCPDCDFYMSRFKPRS, from the exons ATGATAAAGTTCAGATACAAACGCAAAGAACCCAGCGATGGGAAGGCGAAGATCGACGTTCTGAAGGACCGGGAGTTGTTGCCACCGAAGGACATGGTGGTAGTGGGTTCGATGCCGGTGAAGCATAATACCCTGCCGAGGACCAGAAGGAGGGATTCGCCGGAACGCGCGCCGCTGAGTCAGACGACCATAGCGCTTTTTAGA GAACTCTTCGCCCAACTGCAATGGTCTGCAGAACGAGCGCCGGCAGCCGACAGCCTCCGCCGCGcgctcggcggcggcggcgcccgcTTCCAGCTCGGCTGCATGGCCGACGCTAGCGAGTGCTTCGAGCACCTACTCCTGAGGGTCCATGCTCATGTAGCGGCGGGGGATAGAAGGGATGATGATGCTTGTAGAGCGCCGCATTGTGTCCCGCATCGGAAGTTTGCGATGATGTTGGTGGAACAGTCGGTGTGCGGCGCGTGCCAGGCTACGTCGGAACCGCTGCCGTTTACTCAG ATGGTACACTACGTGTCAGCAACAGCACTGACTGCGCAGGCAGCGCTCGGAGAACATGGCGACAGCTTCGGCTTGCTGCTGCGAAAGGCTGGCGGCATGGGCGACATCAGAGATTGCCCG AACGCCTGTGGAGCCAAGATTCAAATCTGCCGAACTTTGATGAACCGACCTGAGGTTGTCTCTATCGGGATGGTCTGGGACTCTGAAAGGCCTAACGCTGACCACGTGGCGGCCGTATACGCCGCCCTGGGGACAGAGCTCCGCCCCACCGACGCCTTCCACGCATGCGTCGACCGCGCCTGGGCAGCCCGAGCCACACACCGCCTAGTAGGCCTCGTCACCTACTACGGAAAGCACTATTCCACCTTCTTCTTCCATAGCAAACTGCGACTATGGATATACTTCGACGACGCCGACGTTAAAGAAATCGGACCGGAATGGTCACACGTTGTCGATAAGTGTCGGAGAGGGCGATTCCAACCCCTACTGCTTCTGTATGCTGCTGTAGATGGAACGCCGTGTGACACCCGTCATGCTCCTAAAGATGTAGTGCCATTCCCTGCCCCAGAACCTCGCCGTGCAGTGACCCCGGCCCCTGAAAGAAACAGCGCCGGCTTTGCGCGACGAGCCGTCACGCCAGGCCCTGACAATGAGTCAGACTACGTTAGTCGAAAAGCTGTAGAAAATATGCTCGAAGTCCAAGCGAATAGAAGAGCCCAATTAGCTCGAAGTCTGAGTACTGGATCGGCTTCTGATACACAAGACCGTCCGCGAGCGAGACGAGACTCGGGCAACTGGAGCGGCGACCGCAACAGCGCTTCGTCTGCTTCCTCGTCTACTGTTGAGAGTCCCTACATGTATACTAGAGGCCGTGGCCCTGGCAGCGTGCCAAGCAGCCCTACCCGCAAAGGAGAACTATCTAGTGGCGGCTCATGTGACGCTGGCTACGATTCCTACTCTTTGTCATCAACTGACAGCTTACCTCTCCAACAAGGCCTGCGACACAACCTGCAGTTGGCTCAGATTCCTGAACTGACAACCCGAGGCGACTGCGAAGCCTTATGTCTAGAAGCAGACAGATTGCTTGAGAAATCTCGACATGCCGAAGATGCGGCTGATTATGAAACCGCTCTCGTTCTATGCGATGCGGCAGCATCTAAAGCCAGAGCTGCAATGGATGCTCCGTACAACAACCCGCATACTATGACATTCGCTCGAATGAAGCACAACACATGTGTTATGCGCGCCCGAAGTCTTCAGCGACGAATGGCTGGAATGACCAGAGTTATGGAAGTTCCACAAGCCGCTCCCATTCGAAACACCAAGGGAGGGCTAGAAAGCACAACTACGCCGATCGAAATTTACGCCACCTTGCCCAAAAAGAAAGGATCTTCAAAGAAGTCACCCAAATGCATAGACGATGACTTGGATAACTCTCCGCGTGAACGCCCACCGAGACATAAGTCGAGGGACGAAGAGAAAGTTAGGGAAAAGCGCTCGAGAAGTGAAGATCGAGGACGTGCGAGAAAAGAAATAACAGTGGCGACGGAAAAGAAAGAAGAGCCAGTAGAAGATAAGAAAGCGAATAAGAAACAACATAAGATTCGCAGAAAATTATTGATGGGTGGTTTAATTCGAAGGAAAAACCGATCAATGCCTGATCTTACTGAGGGCGCCGACGGCAACAATGAACCAACCAATAAGGAGAAACGCATCTCATCCGTTGATGACGGAGATGTAGGAAGGAAAAAGACTGACGATAAATCGAATTTGAGTGGATACTTGTCTGAAGGACATTTAGAGTATTCGGCAGCAAGCGGCACGAACCCCAACCTCGAGAGGAGTAAGTTGATGAGAAAGAGTTTCCACGGTAGTGCTGGCAAGATGTTAACCGCGGCCAAAGTGCCTCCGCCGCCCCCGCTGCGAACCACTTCTCAGCTTAGCGGGCCTAAGTTCGAGTCCGAAGTGATAGAGCACAACTTACAGTCGAGGCCACCACCACCAGTGCCAATGGCGGGCCGTGGAGATTATCCTTACCCTCACGACGACCCGGAAGACGGTGGTTTCTCGGAACAGTACGGGGACGAGCCGCAATCGCTGCCATTCTTGCCGTCAAGCTACGATGGAAATCCTCATTACAACCGCCTTGAAGATTCTCCCTCCCAAAACTTCCACACAGTCATTACCAAAGCGATGATTCACCAAGAACAAAGTCCTATTAAGCGAGAGCCATTGCCGCCGATTCAACCATCTCGCAGCCATATGCAAAATCTTTGCCACGCGTTTGACAATGGCGTTGATGTGGTCGACTGTGCCCTTCCCATGCGCAGATCTCCTCAAATGCTTGACCTGCCGCCTTACCCCAGTCCGTTGAACTCGGTCAATCACTCTCGGCAACCTAGCGAGGAATTCCCACCACCTCCTCCGCCTATTGATTTGACACCTCTTCAAGATGAGTTGAACTGCATTCAAAACTCCAGCCATAATGGAATCACCGCACAAACCGATGAAGAACGAGACGTTCCCAAAGGTTCTCTGTTGGCCCAGTTGCAGGAAAAGAGAAGTCAAATTCTAAGAAACGAAGAATGTCTATCGCAAATGAACCAGATTGAGACAAATAACAACAGCAGTGCTGatatttggcttaaagagctgcaGGCTAAACAGGCGGCATTAAAATTGAAAAGGTCTGGATCCCTCGAGGGACATCTTTCAAGCCCAAGTGAAGCTGTTTCACCTAACAGCAACAATGTGAGAAACATTGCCTCTAGATTTGAGAATAGCGCACAAAATTCTTCAGATGGAGAAAGATCTCATATAGGATTTGTAGGTATGAGTGCCAATAGAGATGTAATTAACTGTTCGAACCTGTCTAACGCCGGTATATATAATCGACGTGCTTCGGCTTCATCCATCGATCCTAAACAGATGGAAGAAGACTATAGCGAGCAGAAGACTAGCAACAATAATATCTACAACGACCGGACTAAACCGAAGAAGAAATCGGTATCCTTCTGCGATCAGGTTATTTTAGTGGCTACTGCTGAAGACCAAGAGGATGACAGCTACATTCCTAACCCAATCCTGGAACGTGTGCTAAAATCCGCCATGAACAAGCCTGAATTGACAACGATGCCACTACAGTCAGAAAAGCCTTCGTTACAGAGAACAGAATCATTCGACAGCCAGTCGTCTCGATCAACAATATCCTCCCTCTCCCAGAACTCTTTCGTGCCAAATGATAACTCACACGCCGACTACATCAGAGTACAAAACGGTTATCCACAGTATCAGGTCGCGCCAACGAGGCCTCAACAACAGTTTAATACTCAAAAGAGTACAGGAGTGTACCGCACTGACTCACCGGTGCAACCTCCTCACAATCAAAGCCCTGGAAACAACCAGATATACCAAGCACTGCCAAACAACCCTCAGAACACGTCAAACCCCATACCATATACCCAGCCGCCTGCAGTCTACGCGAACAACAACTCAAGCCCACCGAACTTTAGTCAAAATCCCGCGAACAGACTCACGCCGACCCACAATCCCGCTTATGCCACCAAGCAACTGCCAAGAACCGTTCCCAACACCTTCCCACCGACGCAGATGCACCAGAGTCAACCACCGAACAACGCTTACTACCACCGCTTACCGCAGCACTCCACCACTCCACAGCCTACCAATAACTACAACACAAACCGCCAGTTTCCTCAGAACTCACCGTACCAAAGCGTGCCCACCAACTCGCCAGCTTACCAAAGCTACCACAGCCCACCGACTAGCTACGCGAACTCTGACTACTCTAGTCGATACCCGCAGAACAGTACAAATACAAACCATTACACGCAATCGCCTTACCAACGCGTCCCACCGCCTCATGGGGAAACGCCTCTAGACTACAACGCCACATATCAGAAGAACTACTATCCTGATGGCAACCAGAACAGAGGCGCTGATGTGAGGCACTACGCCAACACGCAGCAACAGAGGATGTACCCCATGAACGATAACTCTCCTGTTAATGGCGAACAGCAATTCCAGTACCCCCAAAGCGGTTACAATCCTTACCAGCATCTGCCGCCGCCGAAGCAGATCCAGAAGAAATCTGTATCGTTTGAACCTGGCACAAAAGGTGGAACGGAGTCTCCAATACCTCCGCAGATGAATGGATATGGAGAAAACCAAGGGCTTATAGGACAGAAGGCTCTTTGTAACCTGTGTCGTAAAAAGCCAATAAACTCTCCGGCCATGTATTGCCCTGACTGCGACTTTTACATGTCGAGGTTCAAACCCCGCTCATAG
- the LOC134791981 gene encoding uncharacterized protein LOC134791981 isoform X3 yields MKCCDENCVTMTKAKMTRNSALYHSAKVLWHLDIFRRSFRELSGHACLGPSCIFCALKELFAQLQWSAERAPAADSLRRALGGGGARFQLGCMADASECFEHLLLRVHAHVAAGDRRDDDACRAPHCVPHRKFAMMLVEQSVCGACQATSEPLPFTQMVHYVSATALTAQAALGEHGDSFGLLLRKAGGMGDIRDCPNACGAKIQICRTLMNRPEVVSIGMVWDSERPNADHVAAVYAALGTELRPTDAFHACVDRAWAARATHRLVGLVTYYGKHYSTFFFHSKLRLWIYFDDADVKEIGPEWSHVVDKCRRGRFQPLLLLYAAVDGTPCDTRHAPKDVVPFPAPEPRRAVTPAPERNSAGFARRAVTPGPDNESDYVSRKAVENMLEVQANRRAQLARSLSTGSASDTQDRPRARRDSGNWSGDRNSASSASSSTVESPYMYTRGRGPGSVPSSPTRKGELSSGGSCDAGYDSYSLSSTDSLPLQQGLRHNLQLAQIPELTTRGDCEALCLEADRLLEKSRHAEDAADYETALVLCDAAASKARAAMDAPYNNPHTMTFARMKHNTCVMRARSLQRRMAGMTRVMEVPQAAPIRNTKGGLESTTTPIEIYATLPKKKGSSKKSPKCIDDDLDNSPRERPPRHKSRDEEKVREKRSRSEDRGRARKEITVATEKKEEPVEDKKANKKQHKIRRKLLMGGLIRRKNRSMPDLTEGADGNNEPTNKEKRISSVDDGDVGRKKTDDKSNLSGYLSEGHLEYSAASGTNPNLERSKLMRKSFHGSAGKMLTAAKVPPPPPLRTTSQLSGPKFESEVIEHNLQSRPPPPVPMAGRGDYPYPHDDPEDGGFSEQYGDEPQSLPFLPSSYDGNPHYNRLEDSPSQNFHTVITKAMIHQEQSPIKREPLPPIQPSRSHMQNLCHAFDNGVDVVDCALPMRRSPQMLDLPPYPSPLNSVNHSRQPSEEFPPPPPPIDLTPLQDELNCIQNSSHNGITAQTDEERDVPKGSLLAQLQEKRSQILRNEECLSQMNQIETNNNSSADIWLKELQAKQAALKLKRSGSLEGHLSSPSEAVSPNSNNVRNIASRFENSAQNSSDGERSHIGFVGMSANRDVINCSNLSNAGIYNRRASASSIDPKQMEEDYSEQKTSNNNIYNDRTKPKKKSVSFCDQVILVATAEDQEDDSYIPNPILERVLKSAMNKPELTTMPLQSEKPSLQRTESFDSQSSRSTISSLSQNSFVPNDNSHADYIRVQNGYPQYQVAPTRPQQQFNTQKSTGVYRTDSPVQPPHNQSPGNNQIYQALPNNPQNTSNPIPYTQPPAVYANNNSSPPNFSQNPANRLTPTHNPAYATKQLPRTVPNTFPPTQMHQSQPPNNAYYHRLPQHSTTPQPTNNYNTNRQFPQNSPYQSVPTNSPAYQSYHSPPTSYANSDYSSRYPQNSTNTNHYTQSPYQRVPPPHGETPLDYNATYQKNYYPDGNQNRGADVRHYANTQQQRMYPMNDNSPVNGEQQFQYPQSGYNPYQHLPPPKQIQKKSVSFEPGTKGGTESPIPPQMNGYGENQGLIGQKALCNLCRKKPINSPAMYCPDCDFYMSRFKPRS; encoded by the exons GAACTCTTCGCCCAACTGCAATGGTCTGCAGAACGAGCGCCGGCAGCCGACAGCCTCCGCCGCGcgctcggcggcggcggcgcccgcTTCCAGCTCGGCTGCATGGCCGACGCTAGCGAGTGCTTCGAGCACCTACTCCTGAGGGTCCATGCTCATGTAGCGGCGGGGGATAGAAGGGATGATGATGCTTGTAGAGCGCCGCATTGTGTCCCGCATCGGAAGTTTGCGATGATGTTGGTGGAACAGTCGGTGTGCGGCGCGTGCCAGGCTACGTCGGAACCGCTGCCGTTTACTCAG ATGGTACACTACGTGTCAGCAACAGCACTGACTGCGCAGGCAGCGCTCGGAGAACATGGCGACAGCTTCGGCTTGCTGCTGCGAAAGGCTGGCGGCATGGGCGACATCAGAGATTGCCCG AACGCCTGTGGAGCCAAGATTCAAATCTGCCGAACTTTGATGAACCGACCTGAGGTTGTCTCTATCGGGATGGTCTGGGACTCTGAAAGGCCTAACGCTGACCACGTGGCGGCCGTATACGCCGCCCTGGGGACAGAGCTCCGCCCCACCGACGCCTTCCACGCATGCGTCGACCGCGCCTGGGCAGCCCGAGCCACACACCGCCTAGTAGGCCTCGTCACCTACTACGGAAAGCACTATTCCACCTTCTTCTTCCATAGCAAACTGCGACTATGGATATACTTCGACGACGCCGACGTTAAAGAAATCGGACCGGAATGGTCACACGTTGTCGATAAGTGTCGGAGAGGGCGATTCCAACCCCTACTGCTTCTGTATGCTGCTGTAGATGGAACGCCGTGTGACACCCGTCATGCTCCTAAAGATGTAGTGCCATTCCCTGCCCCAGAACCTCGCCGTGCAGTGACCCCGGCCCCTGAAAGAAACAGCGCCGGCTTTGCGCGACGAGCCGTCACGCCAGGCCCTGACAATGAGTCAGACTACGTTAGTCGAAAAGCTGTAGAAAATATGCTCGAAGTCCAAGCGAATAGAAGAGCCCAATTAGCTCGAAGTCTGAGTACTGGATCGGCTTCTGATACACAAGACCGTCCGCGAGCGAGACGAGACTCGGGCAACTGGAGCGGCGACCGCAACAGCGCTTCGTCTGCTTCCTCGTCTACTGTTGAGAGTCCCTACATGTATACTAGAGGCCGTGGCCCTGGCAGCGTGCCAAGCAGCCCTACCCGCAAAGGAGAACTATCTAGTGGCGGCTCATGTGACGCTGGCTACGATTCCTACTCTTTGTCATCAACTGACAGCTTACCTCTCCAACAAGGCCTGCGACACAACCTGCAGTTGGCTCAGATTCCTGAACTGACAACCCGAGGCGACTGCGAAGCCTTATGTCTAGAAGCAGACAGATTGCTTGAGAAATCTCGACATGCCGAAGATGCGGCTGATTATGAAACCGCTCTCGTTCTATGCGATGCGGCAGCATCTAAAGCCAGAGCTGCAATGGATGCTCCGTACAACAACCCGCATACTATGACATTCGCTCGAATGAAGCACAACACATGTGTTATGCGCGCCCGAAGTCTTCAGCGACGAATGGCTGGAATGACCAGAGTTATGGAAGTTCCACAAGCCGCTCCCATTCGAAACACCAAGGGAGGGCTAGAAAGCACAACTACGCCGATCGAAATTTACGCCACCTTGCCCAAAAAGAAAGGATCTTCAAAGAAGTCACCCAAATGCATAGACGATGACTTGGATAACTCTCCGCGTGAACGCCCACCGAGACATAAGTCGAGGGACGAAGAGAAAGTTAGGGAAAAGCGCTCGAGAAGTGAAGATCGAGGACGTGCGAGAAAAGAAATAACAGTGGCGACGGAAAAGAAAGAAGAGCCAGTAGAAGATAAGAAAGCGAATAAGAAACAACATAAGATTCGCAGAAAATTATTGATGGGTGGTTTAATTCGAAGGAAAAACCGATCAATGCCTGATCTTACTGAGGGCGCCGACGGCAACAATGAACCAACCAATAAGGAGAAACGCATCTCATCCGTTGATGACGGAGATGTAGGAAGGAAAAAGACTGACGATAAATCGAATTTGAGTGGATACTTGTCTGAAGGACATTTAGAGTATTCGGCAGCAAGCGGCACGAACCCCAACCTCGAGAGGAGTAAGTTGATGAGAAAGAGTTTCCACGGTAGTGCTGGCAAGATGTTAACCGCGGCCAAAGTGCCTCCGCCGCCCCCGCTGCGAACCACTTCTCAGCTTAGCGGGCCTAAGTTCGAGTCCGAAGTGATAGAGCACAACTTACAGTCGAGGCCACCACCACCAGTGCCAATGGCGGGCCGTGGAGATTATCCTTACCCTCACGACGACCCGGAAGACGGTGGTTTCTCGGAACAGTACGGGGACGAGCCGCAATCGCTGCCATTCTTGCCGTCAAGCTACGATGGAAATCCTCATTACAACCGCCTTGAAGATTCTCCCTCCCAAAACTTCCACACAGTCATTACCAAAGCGATGATTCACCAAGAACAAAGTCCTATTAAGCGAGAGCCATTGCCGCCGATTCAACCATCTCGCAGCCATATGCAAAATCTTTGCCACGCGTTTGACAATGGCGTTGATGTGGTCGACTGTGCCCTTCCCATGCGCAGATCTCCTCAAATGCTTGACCTGCCGCCTTACCCCAGTCCGTTGAACTCGGTCAATCACTCTCGGCAACCTAGCGAGGAATTCCCACCACCTCCTCCGCCTATTGATTTGACACCTCTTCAAGATGAGTTGAACTGCATTCAAAACTCCAGCCATAATGGAATCACCGCACAAACCGATGAAGAACGAGACGTTCCCAAAGGTTCTCTGTTGGCCCAGTTGCAGGAAAAGAGAAGTCAAATTCTAAGAAACGAAGAATGTCTATCGCAAATGAACCAGATTGAGACAAATAACAACAGCAGTGCTGatatttggcttaaagagctgcaGGCTAAACAGGCGGCATTAAAATTGAAAAGGTCTGGATCCCTCGAGGGACATCTTTCAAGCCCAAGTGAAGCTGTTTCACCTAACAGCAACAATGTGAGAAACATTGCCTCTAGATTTGAGAATAGCGCACAAAATTCTTCAGATGGAGAAAGATCTCATATAGGATTTGTAGGTATGAGTGCCAATAGAGATGTAATTAACTGTTCGAACCTGTCTAACGCCGGTATATATAATCGACGTGCTTCGGCTTCATCCATCGATCCTAAACAGATGGAAGAAGACTATAGCGAGCAGAAGACTAGCAACAATAATATCTACAACGACCGGACTAAACCGAAGAAGAAATCGGTATCCTTCTGCGATCAGGTTATTTTAGTGGCTACTGCTGAAGACCAAGAGGATGACAGCTACATTCCTAACCCAATCCTGGAACGTGTGCTAAAATCCGCCATGAACAAGCCTGAATTGACAACGATGCCACTACAGTCAGAAAAGCCTTCGTTACAGAGAACAGAATCATTCGACAGCCAGTCGTCTCGATCAACAATATCCTCCCTCTCCCAGAACTCTTTCGTGCCAAATGATAACTCACACGCCGACTACATCAGAGTACAAAACGGTTATCCACAGTATCAGGTCGCGCCAACGAGGCCTCAACAACAGTTTAATACTCAAAAGAGTACAGGAGTGTACCGCACTGACTCACCGGTGCAACCTCCTCACAATCAAAGCCCTGGAAACAACCAGATATACCAAGCACTGCCAAACAACCCTCAGAACACGTCAAACCCCATACCATATACCCAGCCGCCTGCAGTCTACGCGAACAACAACTCAAGCCCACCGAACTTTAGTCAAAATCCCGCGAACAGACTCACGCCGACCCACAATCCCGCTTATGCCACCAAGCAACTGCCAAGAACCGTTCCCAACACCTTCCCACCGACGCAGATGCACCAGAGTCAACCACCGAACAACGCTTACTACCACCGCTTACCGCAGCACTCCACCACTCCACAGCCTACCAATAACTACAACACAAACCGCCAGTTTCCTCAGAACTCACCGTACCAAAGCGTGCCCACCAACTCGCCAGCTTACCAAAGCTACCACAGCCCACCGACTAGCTACGCGAACTCTGACTACTCTAGTCGATACCCGCAGAACAGTACAAATACAAACCATTACACGCAATCGCCTTACCAACGCGTCCCACCGCCTCATGGGGAAACGCCTCTAGACTACAACGCCACATATCAGAAGAACTACTATCCTGATGGCAACCAGAACAGAGGCGCTGATGTGAGGCACTACGCCAACACGCAGCAACAGAGGATGTACCCCATGAACGATAACTCTCCTGTTAATGGCGAACAGCAATTCCAGTACCCCCAAAGCGGTTACAATCCTTACCAGCATCTGCCGCCGCCGAAGCAGATCCAGAAGAAATCTGTATCGTTTGAACCTGGCACAAAAGGTGGAACGGAGTCTCCAATACCTCCGCAGATGAATGGATATGGAGAAAACCAAGGGCTTATAGGACAGAAGGCTCTTTGTAACCTGTGTCGTAAAAAGCCAATAAACTCTCCGGCCATGTATTGCCCTGACTGCGACTTTTACATGTCGAGGTTCAAACCCCGCTCATAG